The following are encoded in a window of Sminthopsis crassicaudata isolate SCR6 chromosome 3, ASM4859323v1, whole genome shotgun sequence genomic DNA:
- the LOC141560959 gene encoding uncharacterized protein LOC141560959, protein MRRRRILPNASVQLSGNHRAKVDISPCSSYWTAPLNTQHHHYKPLMMPHLNQNQAKIKVLPHPGHKNTSAPSSCFKHQGSVIQLSHAKNPTVAVSLPHLDHQCPTTKPTTTRSSCPKHWARNVIPSLPFSDSRVKTADVIDLPCSENWITSPPSPDLWNKASLDQEHLPRIFQGFDHWAENVRHLNYWTTISSIPHYQNEVTSCRNCSPRTKTKSSLSLDYGTKATIIPFPSYNHQSKASQSLKHYERSISSPLPLKTFSYRAKDAPLIYCDPCSKTSGEPGRYQKASPVLYADQMIDKDSVQSRLKFNQWIKSSDAKHCIIHPLRSKSHETETKLLPDYQVSLRKLLLDPEYRAKFLLNSNNYTEIPLSLSYQSNDELGPDQNVKCLLAPIHHVKTAFDADQQQIEDTIGPTAEVHFASDLNHKIKFRQDTDDCMKYEPRSKQQDEMSSGSDFLTKDKPDSVQEIKLPSKSTNWVTFPLDTNPRDIPSQNSQTALYSSLEQQSTPPLGNTQEISSPFLKQWLKPAQTPKYCTTHFTWPKHPNTPSSEFDFQQTSSLSFEHRQINTPIFGEQLESTRDSLSSAQGHSHLYHCAKAYPDKQGKAISIPKYQNQAVNNRESSWCFNYIRPYIIKGGTVHNRTVNSIISSIPQKEIKNDIRKQILLKRMKECSNHRFGSHLCASYNVCVLCASWIPHGCPHVDKMHGQTIAQLLAIPTPVPGSNTRMGIKFILQLPPQRTSPDIYSPHTNFGVPHHTHSSTIPSTFHSEFVPHESPLFSSLGHNHARHQHSPRRKASRSPELLLGEMSRRKEESVESVGIFKPFLERYHMKRRGN, encoded by the exons ATGAGAAGAAGGAGGATTTTGCCAAATG CCTCAGTTCAACTATCTGGAAATCACCGGGCCAAGGTGGATATATCACCATGTTCTTCATATTGGACTGCACCACTAAATACACAACATCATCATTATAAGCCTTTGATGATGCCACACTTAAATCAAAACCAGGCCAAAATCAAGGTGTTGCCCCATCCTGGCCACAAGAACACATCTGCTCCCTCATCATGCTTCAAACACCAGGGCTCAGTTATACAATTATCGCATGCCAAGAATCCAACAGTGGCTGTATCCTTACCCCATCTTGATCATCAGTGCCCTACTACTAAACCTACAACCACACGTTCATCATGCCCTAAACATTGGGCTAGAAACGTAATTCCATCCTTGCCATTTTCTGATTCTAGGGTAAAGACTGCTGATGTCATAGATTTGCCATGCTCAGAAAACTGGATAACTTCTCCACCTAGCCCTGACCTGTGGAATAAGGCTTCATTGGACCAAGAGCACCTTCCTAGGATTTTCCAAGGATTTGATCATTGGGCTGAAAATGTACGACACCTCAATTACTGGACCACCATTTCTTCAATCCCTCACTATCAGAATGAGGTTACATCCTGTAGAAACTGCAGCCCGAGAACCAAAACTAAAAGTTCTTTATCTTTAGACTATGGGACTAAAGCCACAATTATTCCATTTCCATCCTATAATCATCAGTCTAAAGCATCCCAATCACTGAAGCATTATGAAAGGAGTATAAGCTCCCCATTACCATTAAAGACCTTCAGTTACAGAGCCAAAGATGCACCATTGATATACTGTGATCCTTGTTCTAAAACCAGTGGTGAACCAGGCAGATATCAAAAGGCAAGTCCTGTACTATATGCTGATCAGATGATAGACAAAGACAGTGTTCAAAGTAGACTAAAGTTCAATCAATGGATCAAATCTTCAGATGCCAAACATTGCATTATACATCCACTAAGATCAAAAAGTCACGAGACTGAGACAAAGTTGCTCCCTGATTACCAGGTCTCACTTAGGAAACTTCTACTAGATCCAGAGTACCGAGCTAAATTTCTTCTTAACTCCAATAACTATACTGAGattcctctgagcctcagttaccAAAGTAATGATGAACTTGGGCCAGAtcaaaatgttaagtgtctactGGCTCCTATTCACCATGTTAAAACTGCCTTTGATGCTGATCAGCAGCAAATAGAGGATACAATAGGTCCTACAGCAGAGGTTCATTTTGCTTCAGATCTAAATCACAAAATCAAATTTAGACAGGATACTGATGACTGCATGAAATATGAACCAAGATCTAAACAGCAGGATGAAATGTCATCCGGTTCTGACTTCCTGACGAAAGATAAACCAGATTCTGTCCAGGAGATTAAGCTTCCTTCAAAATCCACAAATTGGGTCACATTTCCTCTAGACACTAACCCCAGGGACATACCTTCCCAGAACAGTCAGACTGCTCTTTATTCAAGTCTTGAGCAACAATCCACACCTCCTCTGGGCAACACACAAGAAATTTCATCTCCATTCCTCAAACAATGGCTCAAACCTGCACAGACTCCCAAATACTGTACCACACATTTTACATGGCCCAAACATCCAAACACACCCTCATCAGAGTTTGACTTTCAGCAAACATCTTCACTGAGCTTTGAACATAGACAAATAAATACACCAATCTTTGGTGAGCAGTTGGAGTCTACAAGAGATTCTCTCTCTTCTGCACAAGGTCATTCACATCTTTACCACTGTGCCAAGGCATATCCAGACAAACAAGGTAAGGCTATATCCATTCCCAAATACCAGAACCAGGCAGTAAATAATAGAGAATCTTCATGGTGTTTTAATTATATTAGGCCATATATAATTAAGGGTGGTACTGTCCATAACAGAACTGTTAACAGCATCATAAGTTCTATCCctcagaaggaaattaaaaatgacaTCCGAAAGCAAATTCTTCTTAAGCGGATGAAGGAATGTAGTAATCATCGGTTTGGATCACACCTCTGTGCGAGTTATAATGTCTGTGTCCTTTGTGCTTCCTGGATTCCACATGGTTGTCCTCATGTGGATAAAATGCATGGACAAACCATAGCACAATTGTTGGCTATACCCACACCTGTGCCTGGTTCTAATACAAGGATGGGCATTAAATTTATTCTCCAACTTCCCCCACAAAGGACATCTCCTGATATTTACTCACCACACACAAATTTTGGGGTACCCCACCACACCCATTCATCTACTATTCCTTCAACATTCCATTCAGAATTTGTACCCCATGAATCTCCACTGTTCTCATCGCTTGGCCATAATCATGCTAGGCATCAGCATTCACCCAGAAGAAAAGCAAGTAGGAGTCCAGAGCTGCTACTAGGAGAAATGTccaggaggaaagaagagtcagTAGAATCTGTGGGAATtttcaaaccttttctggagagATATCATATGAAGAGGAGGGGAAATTAA